One stretch of Acidobacteriota bacterium DNA includes these proteins:
- the fusA gene encoding elongation factor G has protein sequence MKVYETSEIRNVAVVGHGASGKTSLVSALLFSSGAVNRFGKVDQGTTITDYDEEAIERKKTVTASVCHLEWNKNKLNLIDTPGYGAFMHEARSSLRVVEGALVVIDSSHGAEVNTEKVWGYAEEFGVARILVVSRMDRERASFTRALESVKKSLSRSCVAVQIPIGEEKEFKGVVDLVHMKAYFFQADESGKFTEGPIPANLADAAKSARESLMEAVAEGDDTLMEHYFEKGELPEGELESGLKKGVADGRLFPVLAASGVHNIGAQPILDAIFSWIPSPAATAEVKGTNPADHSEISRQPASSGSPSAFVFKTLIDPFAGKISYFRVYSGTIKGESHLLNVARGEMEKLTTVDTAQGKTLAPIPEIRAGDIGAVTKLKVTATGDTLADKAHPIRYEPVHFPEPAISWAIEPKTRADEDKISAALHKLLDADPMLRTSRDAQTHEMLISGAGQEHVEVMLSRLRRQGVEAKLKIPKIPYRETITRSVKYVEYTHKKQTGGAGQFAKVAIDVEPLPRGGGYEFVDRIVGGVIDQSFRPSVDKGVQSKMVGGVVAGYPVVDVRVSLVDGKTHPVDSKDIAFQVAGREAFKKAVHDARPTLLEPTMSVEISVPEETMGDIVGDLNSRRGRVIGMDQKGHTQVIRATCPLAEMLSYSATLNSITSGRGSFHMEIASYDEVPAHLQEKIIAEAKAARGVEKEEEA, from the coding sequence ATGAAAGTCTATGAGACTTCGGAGATCCGCAACGTCGCTGTCGTCGGGCACGGTGCATCCGGGAAGACCTCCCTCGTCTCGGCCCTTCTCTTCTCGTCAGGGGCCGTGAACCGGTTCGGCAAGGTGGACCAGGGGACGACGATCACCGACTACGACGAGGAGGCGATCGAGCGGAAGAAGACGGTCACGGCGTCGGTCTGCCACCTCGAGTGGAACAAGAACAAGCTCAATCTCATCGACACCCCCGGATACGGCGCGTTCATGCACGAGGCGCGCTCTTCCCTGCGCGTCGTCGAGGGGGCCCTCGTCGTGATCGACTCGAGCCACGGCGCCGAGGTGAACACCGAGAAGGTGTGGGGATACGCCGAGGAGTTCGGGGTGGCCCGCATCCTCGTCGTCAGCCGGATGGATCGCGAGCGGGCCTCCTTCACCCGCGCCCTCGAGTCGGTGAAGAAGTCGCTCTCGCGCTCCTGCGTCGCCGTCCAGATCCCGATCGGCGAGGAGAAGGAGTTCAAGGGGGTCGTGGACCTGGTCCACATGAAGGCGTATTTCTTCCAGGCGGACGAGAGCGGGAAGTTCACCGAGGGGCCGATCCCCGCGAACCTCGCCGACGCGGCGAAGTCGGCGCGCGAGAGCCTGATGGAGGCGGTGGCCGAGGGTGACGACACGCTGATGGAGCACTACTTCGAGAAGGGGGAGCTCCCCGAGGGAGAGCTCGAGTCGGGCCTCAAGAAGGGGGTCGCCGACGGGCGCCTCTTCCCCGTCCTCGCCGCCTCGGGGGTCCACAACATCGGCGCCCAGCCGATCCTCGACGCGATTTTCTCGTGGATCCCCTCCCCGGCCGCGACGGCCGAGGTGAAGGGGACGAACCCCGCAGACCATTCCGAGATCTCCCGCCAGCCCGCATCGTCGGGATCGCCGTCGGCCTTCGTCTTCAAGACGCTCATCGACCCGTTCGCCGGAAAGATCTCGTACTTCCGCGTCTATTCGGGGACGATCAAGGGCGAGTCCCACCTCCTGAACGTGGCGCGCGGCGAGATGGAGAAGCTCACCACGGTCGATACGGCGCAGGGGAAGACCCTCGCCCCCATCCCGGAGATCCGCGCCGGCGACATCGGCGCTGTGACGAAGCTCAAGGTCACGGCGACCGGCGACACGCTCGCCGACAAGGCGCACCCGATCCGCTACGAGCCGGTCCATTTCCCCGAGCCCGCGATCTCGTGGGCCATCGAGCCGAAGACGCGCGCCGACGAGGACAAGATCTCGGCGGCGCTCCACAAGCTCCTCGACGCGGACCCGATGCTCCGGACGAGCCGCGACGCGCAGACCCACGAGATGCTGATCTCGGGGGCCGGCCAGGAGCACGTCGAGGTGATGCTCTCGAGGCTGAGGAGGCAGGGGGTCGAGGCGAAGCTGAAGATCCCGAAGATCCCCTACCGCGAGACGATCACGCGCTCCGTGAAGTACGTCGAGTACACGCACAAGAAGCAGACCGGCGGCGCCGGACAGTTCGCGAAGGTGGCGATCGACGTCGAGCCACTTCCCCGCGGCGGCGGGTACGAGTTCGTCGACCGGATCGTCGGCGGCGTCATCGATCAGTCCTTCCGGCCGAGCGTGGACAAGGGGGTCCAGTCGAAGATGGTCGGCGGGGTCGTCGCCGGGTACCCGGTCGTGGACGTCCGGGTCAGCCTCGTCGACGGGAAGACGCACCCGGTGGACAGCAAGGACATCGCCTTCCAGGTCGCCGGGCGCGAGGCCTTCAAGAAGGCCGTGCACGACGCGAGGCCCACGCTCCTCGAGCCGACCATGAGCGTCGAGATCAGCGTTCCCGAGGAGACGATGGGCGACATCGTCGGCGATCTGAACTCGCGGCGCGGCCGCGTCATCGGCATGGACCAGAAGGGGCACACGCAGGTCATCCGCGCCACCTGCCCGCTCGCCGAAATGCTGAGCTACTCGGCCACGCTCAACTCGATCACGTCGGGGCGCGGCTCGTTCCACATGGAGATCGCCTCGTACGACGAGGTCCCGGCCCACCTCCAGGAAAAAATCATCGCCGAGGCGAAGGCGGCCCGCGGCGTCGAGAAGGAAGAAGAGGCCTGA
- the asnS gene encoding asparagine--tRNA ligase translates to MLQTHTLIKDLDKHEGKDVVLRGWVYHKRDIGKIRFLVIRDGTGYAQGVVVKKEVDEAVFDLADQLTQESSFEMRGTVRREARAPGGFEIGVKQLVPFHIAPEYPISPKEHGVEFLMDNRHLWLRSSLQHAVLRIRSEVAHACREFFDSRGYVLIDSPILTPAACEGTSTLFETDYFGEKAYLSQSGQLYLEPACMAFGRVYCFGPTFRAEKSKTRRHLTEFWMIEPELAFADLDDVMQLAEDFIMYLVERVLSRRREELKTLERDVSKLEAVTRPFPRMTYDDAAAKLKEAGAEFEFGSDFGAPDETILSNLHPSPLMVTRYPASVKAFYMQPDPERPDRALCVDVLAPEGYGEIIGGSQRIHDHDLLLSRIREHGLPESAFKWYLDIRKYGTVPHGGFGMGIERAVTWLCGIHHLREAIPYPRTLGRLYP, encoded by the coding sequence TTGCTCCAGACGCACACGCTGATAAAGGATCTCGACAAGCACGAGGGGAAGGACGTCGTCCTCCGCGGCTGGGTCTACCACAAGCGCGACATCGGGAAGATCCGGTTCCTGGTCATCCGGGACGGCACGGGATACGCGCAGGGGGTGGTCGTCAAGAAGGAGGTCGATGAGGCGGTCTTCGATCTCGCCGACCAGCTCACGCAGGAATCCTCGTTCGAGATGCGCGGGACCGTGCGCCGCGAGGCGCGCGCCCCGGGCGGCTTCGAGATCGGCGTGAAGCAGCTCGTCCCCTTCCACATCGCGCCGGAGTACCCGATCTCGCCGAAGGAGCACGGCGTCGAGTTCCTCATGGACAACCGCCACCTGTGGCTCAGGTCCTCGCTCCAGCACGCCGTCCTGAGGATCAGGAGCGAGGTCGCGCACGCGTGCCGCGAGTTCTTCGACTCGCGCGGCTACGTGCTGATCGACTCGCCCATCCTCACCCCCGCGGCGTGCGAGGGGACCTCCACCCTCTTCGAGACCGACTACTTCGGGGAGAAGGCGTACCTGTCGCAGTCCGGGCAGCTCTACCTCGAGCCGGCGTGCATGGCCTTCGGCCGCGTCTACTGCTTCGGCCCGACCTTTCGCGCGGAGAAATCGAAGACGCGCCGGCACCTCACCGAGTTCTGGATGATCGAGCCCGAGCTCGCCTTCGCCGATCTCGACGACGTGATGCAGCTCGCCGAGGACTTCATCATGTACCTCGTCGAGCGCGTCCTGTCGCGGCGCCGCGAGGAGCTCAAGACGCTGGAGCGGGACGTGTCGAAACTGGAGGCGGTGACGAGGCCCTTCCCCCGGATGACCTACGACGACGCGGCGGCGAAGCTGAAGGAGGCGGGCGCGGAGTTCGAGTTCGGGAGCGACTTCGGCGCCCCGGACGAGACGATCCTCTCGAACCTTCACCCGAGCCCGCTCATGGTCACGCGCTACCCGGCGAGCGTGAAGGCCTTCTACATGCAGCCCGACCCCGAGCGCCCGGACCGGGCGCTGTGCGTCGACGTGCTCGCCCCCGAGGGGTACGGCGAGATCATCGGCGGGAGCCAGCGCATCCACGATCACGACCTGCTGCTGTCGCGCATCCGGGAGCACGGCCTTCCCGAATCCGCGTTCAAGTGGTACCTCGACATCCGCAAGTACGGGACGGTCCCGCACGGCGGGTTCGGCATGGGTATCGAGCGCGCCGTGACCTGGCTCTGCGGCATCCACCACCTGCGCGAGGCGATCCCCTACCCGCGCACCCTGGGACGGCTCTACCCGTGA
- a CDS encoding OmpA family protein, which yields MSLAASGAAEKPRIVPMPAPPQGPKIRRVSHDAVKPVLPGASVVVTVSAEPGMNATVAIGALVTAIACSPRSDDPSTYLCPATVPSGGDGPQRVRATVTNARGESSALSANLPLVVEPFDPWKEPNALNVRLAPAYFASGSADLDPAARAALSKDADALKAHAALAIAVEGHADPDEGGDLDVLSRRRAEAARDLLASLGVPAARMAVRPLGATQPLSAASVAETRPLNRRVMVVFEPAPAKTP from the coding sequence GTGAGCCTCGCGGCCTCCGGCGCCGCCGAGAAACCCCGCATCGTCCCGATGCCCGCCCCCCCGCAGGGTCCGAAGATCCGCCGGGTCTCCCATGACGCCGTGAAGCCGGTCCTGCCCGGCGCCTCCGTCGTCGTCACCGTCAGCGCGGAGCCGGGAATGAACGCCACCGTCGCGATCGGCGCCCTCGTCACCGCGATCGCGTGCTCACCCCGGAGCGACGATCCTTCGACTTACCTCTGCCCCGCAACCGTCCCCTCCGGAGGAGACGGGCCGCAGCGCGTGCGGGCCACCGTGACGAACGCCCGCGGGGAATCGTCGGCGCTCTCCGCCAATCTCCCCCTCGTGGTGGAGCCCTTCGATCCGTGGAAGGAGCCGAACGCCCTCAATGTCCGCCTCGCCCCCGCGTATTTCGCGAGCGGCTCGGCCGATCTCGATCCCGCCGCGCGGGCCGCGCTCTCGAAGGACGCGGACGCCCTGAAAGCGCATGCCGCCCTCGCGATCGCCGTCGAAGGGCACGCCGACCCGGACGAGGGAGGGGATCTCGACGTTCTCTCGAGACGTCGCGCCGAAGCGGCGCGCGACCTCCTCGCCTCGCTCGGCGTCCCCGCCGCGCGCATGGCGGTGCGGCCCCTGGGTGCGACTCAGCCTCTGAGCGCCGCGTCCGTGGCCGAGACGCGGCCGCTGAACCGCCGCGTGATGGTCGTCTTCGAGCCCGCCCCCGCGAAGACCCCCTGA
- the rimO gene encoding 30S ribosomal protein S12 methylthiotransferase RimO: MTTVGLVSLGCAKNQVDSEVMLGILRRRGFEITHHPSRADVLVVNTCGFLEASKEESYATIREMGELKRKGRLRRLVVAGCLVQRSADAMRADLPEVDRFIALNDVERIAEACDPDAGAFQMDAGEATWLPTVDSPRLLTSPGPSAYVKISEGCDNPCAFCVIPQIRGRFRSRPAASLVAEARALSEAGVRELNLIAQDSTSYGDDLGEAGSLPALLRALGAVDGIRWVRLLYAYPNKMTTELMDTLGSACGVLPYLDVPLQHASKAALARMRRGGSRASFTRMIEELRRRVPALSLRTTFIVGFPGETEDEFEELRSFVEEIEFDHIGVFTYSHEPGAPSFTMADDVPASLKSDRRQVLLDLQEGIAEKLYRARIGSTVEVLVEGPGPEPGTRTGRAAFQAPEVDGDVVVHGAGSREGFVTVRIDDAAAYRLVGITSGGAASGAVPAAPPSRRTLRVVS, translated from the coding sequence GTGACGACCGTCGGCCTCGTGAGCCTCGGGTGCGCCAAGAACCAGGTCGACTCCGAGGTGATGCTGGGGATCCTCAGGCGCCGCGGGTTCGAGATCACGCACCATCCTTCGCGCGCGGACGTCCTCGTGGTGAACACCTGCGGCTTCCTCGAGGCGTCGAAGGAGGAGAGCTACGCCACGATCCGCGAGATGGGGGAGCTCAAGCGCAAGGGGCGGCTCCGGAGGCTCGTCGTCGCGGGCTGCCTCGTCCAGAGGAGCGCCGACGCGATGCGGGCCGATCTGCCGGAGGTCGATCGCTTCATCGCGCTCAACGACGTCGAGCGGATCGCCGAGGCGTGCGATCCGGACGCCGGGGCGTTCCAGATGGACGCGGGCGAGGCGACGTGGCTTCCGACCGTCGATTCCCCGCGCCTCCTCACGTCGCCGGGGCCGAGCGCCTACGTGAAGATCTCCGAGGGGTGCGACAACCCGTGCGCCTTCTGCGTCATCCCGCAGATCCGGGGGCGCTTCCGCTCCCGGCCCGCCGCCTCGCTCGTCGCCGAGGCGCGCGCGCTGTCCGAGGCGGGAGTTCGCGAGCTCAACCTCATCGCGCAGGACAGCACGTCGTACGGCGACGACCTCGGCGAGGCCGGCTCGCTCCCCGCGCTGCTGCGCGCCCTCGGCGCCGTCGACGGCATCCGTTGGGTGCGGCTCCTCTACGCCTACCCGAACAAGATGACGACCGAGCTGATGGACACCCTCGGCTCGGCCTGCGGCGTCCTCCCCTACCTCGACGTCCCTCTCCAGCACGCGTCGAAGGCGGCCCTCGCGCGCATGAGGCGCGGAGGGAGCCGGGCGTCGTTCACGCGGATGATCGAAGAGCTCCGGCGCCGCGTCCCGGCCCTCTCGCTGCGGACGACCTTCATCGTCGGGTTTCCCGGCGAGACGGAGGACGAGTTCGAGGAGCTCCGCTCCTTCGTCGAGGAGATCGAGTTCGACCACATCGGCGTCTTCACCTACTCGCACGAGCCGGGAGCCCCGTCCTTCACGATGGCCGACGACGTCCCGGCCTCGCTCAAGAGCGATCGCCGGCAGGTCCTCCTCGACCTCCAGGAGGGGATCGCGGAGAAGCTCTACCGCGCGCGCATCGGATCCACCGTCGAGGTCCTCGTGGAGGGGCCGGGGCCCGAACCCGGGACGCGGACGGGGCGGGCCGCCTTCCAGGCGCCGGAAGTGGACGGCGACGTCGTCGTCCACGGCGCGGGATCGCGCGAGGGGTTCGTGACGGTGAGGATCGACGACGCCGCGGCGTACCGGCTCGTCGGGATCACGAGCGGGGGGGCCGCGAGCGGCGCCGTCCCGGCCGCCCCTCCCTCCCGGCGAACGCTCCGAGTGGTGTCGTAG